CCTCTCCATGTTCTCTGTCATCACAGAGACGTTTCTGCGTGTCAGCTGCTGTATATAGTTGCCATTCACTCTGTTACTTTTCTCCACTGCCTGCCTTCTCTCTGAATCCTAATAATCACATTTTCACCCTGCCCCTTTGTTGTCTCTCAGGAGGGTGTCATAGAAAATGCGTGAGGAATGAGGGGACTGGCTTAGGAATTTTGCTCCTGCAGAAGGATGGCTCATGCAAGAGGGCTCCTGCTTGGAGCAGAAGGGGAGAGTGACACACCCACTCCAACAGCTAATGCTGCCTTTGAGGGCAAGGATGCTGAAATATCTCATACAGGTCACAGAGGCAGAATTGTTCATTTGCCCCTTGAGCCGCTACGCTGTTCTTTCTTAACGAGTAGCTCCCCACCCATGCATGGCCTGTTGGACCCCGTTAATTTAGCCATTTAAATTAGTTTGTGTATCTAGTCCTGTCTAATGCATGTATTCAGGCTGGCAGTTGTATGTATGTTCCAGTATTGCTTCATGTGATTCATTAAGACTTCTACATAagattgtattttttctttttgttacaaTGTTTTAGATCCCAGTGTCAAAAGGATCACAGATGTTCTAATGGCTTTGCCTTCAAGAgagcttctcttttttctctcttaatttgCTATACTGCAATACTGAACTGAAATATGGTGATTCTCTTTTATAATTCTCCTTAACCATTTAGAGAAATTTGATTATCAGAGCTTCAAAACATTAGAATTTTGTGACATAGGAAGGAAGTGCACTTAGATCAAAAGAAATGTGTCTCAGGCTGTAGAAATGGAGCTCTGATGTTCTCTTAAATCCCACCAGGTTCTGCTTGAAGAAGGAAACTACAATGTAATATCTCTTCATAAGTGATAAATGTTTACACTTAATTAAAGACTACTACTcagccttctggaaaaaaatttgaGATACTTAGACACAAATTTGTCAGAACTCCAGAATGAAAAGTGAATTTATTGTATTtgctcttccattttttttgGAGTTCAGATGAAATAGGATTTTCAAATTAGGGTAGGTGAGCAAAGAGAAAATAAGGCTATTTGAAGTAAACAGTAAAACTGCAGCTTCATGTAGCTGGATTATTTTCACACTGTAAGAAGAATCTGAGTCTCAGATTTGGGGCTAATTATTAGAAGCTACGAATCACAAAGACTGATAGGCAAATATTTCTACAAAAAATTCCAGTGAAcctattggggggaaaaaaaaaaatgttgctagtGCATTATTTATTGGAATGGTGATGTGGCTCTTGCTGGAAATCAGCATGAGCCATCTTTCTTCCAGATTTGGTACTTGGCTATGAAGTTACAGCAGTCCTTCATGAGTACCTTCTCTCCCCCCTTAACGTTTGTATTTCTGGAAAAGATTGCTTCACATAAGCAATGATAGTTGTTTATAAGTTAATGATTAAGGAACATGTTGGCCACACAAGGCTCagactgcagttaaaaaaatatgtttgagaGATGCACTTACTGCattttactaatattttaaaCTAGCAAATAGCCCGATATTTTAGCAGTTTCTCAAGAATTGTGTCTTTGTACTGCTAGTAGGCAAATTAGTATCAAACAATGGAACTTTATTTCTCCATCCTAAGACAAGTCCTCTGTTTGTCCCGCATTTTCCATGTAATTAGCacttttaaaaaggtatttacagtaaagatgttttaaattcaaaataaaaacgtgatttgaaaataaaattaatccgTTATCTTTTTGTAGTTCAGGTGGGCTTAATTGTATGTATTTCTACAAATCTGTTGAATTTTGGGCATAGTCTTCATAAAGCGGTATATTAATAATCCTCCTACATATTTCTTGTTATTCTCTGTCTTGGCTGCCACTGGTTTACTTGTCAAATACTCTTCACCTCcaccttcaccaccaccaccaccgtaTTCTATTGATGCAAACCGCAGTTATGCATAGTCTTGGCTGAGAGGgaacatctgttttctgtaactctTAACCTGCTGCTAATGGGTTTCCACAAACTGGCTTTGGAACAGGTGCCTGGGAGCAAAACTGTAAGGTTACCATTTTGCCTGCTGTTTCTTTACCCTTCTTGGGATGGATTGAGAAGGAAAAACTCTGTTCTTCCACCATTGTGTGCAGTGAGCTGTTAAAAGAATTTCTGGCTCACTGGCATTGTAGGTTtcgtttttgtttttaatgggaaTTGTCTAGGGGATCACCTCTATTTTCTCCAGCTTATACAGTAAGAGGAGTTTTATACTgcaaagatgtaatttttttctaattttcttctgtagtctGCCATCTTCAACTTTCAGAGTCTACTGACCGTGATCTTGTTGCTCATATGTACCTGTGCCTACATCAGATCCTTGGCTCCCAGCTTACTGGACAAAAATAAAACTGGGTATGTAGTCTGAtcactttaaaaatacacaagcTTGTTTGGTTTTAACTGGAACATTTTAGTATCTTGTAATGGTGTGTGATGATACAAATcctattttgaaaaatttctcacttctttaaaaatcttcattttgtaTCTTACAATAGAATGCAATAAGATATTTGCAAACACTTAGTTGCAATTTTATAGTAAGAATTTATTAACTAACAAAGCCAGCTAATACTGCTTTATTAGTTATTTTCTAGAATTGCAACTTTCTTGTTAAATGCTTATTAAAGATACAGAAATGagtgacagaaagaaaacctATTATGTGGCTGTTGctgtaatgatttattttgatTCTTACGGTGGGTaagaaaacattaacagcagAAGCtggctttttgttcattttcaggaTAGGCATTTTGGAGGTACAAGTTTGAAACATAGCTTTAGCAATAATctgtaactaaaaatatttttttttttttcaaataagcaaCACTATCCTTATGTATCGTCTTTTTAAGTCATTGTTTTGTATTCTCTAAGGTGAAGGAATTTGTAGGAGAGTTTTTGAAAGCTTCTACAAAACCTAACATATTTTATTTGTCCTTTTGTCACTGTAACTTCATCTCTCACTTTTATTCCTAAAGCACCATGTGCCTGGGTGACcaatgtttttctcctttgtgttcCCTGTTCTGCTGGAATGCACTTAATGTGGTGGGGCCAATACGGCTGCAAAACAGTTCTTCTCTACCCTGCTCAGCAGCACAATTCTTGGAGTGGTGGGAAATGGGGACAGCCACAGAGCCAAATCTGTGCCTCATGCTGTTAATACCCATTCACCTTTTGGCTTACCAGTTTTCTTTG
The Strix uralensis isolate ZFMK-TIS-50842 chromosome Z, bStrUra1, whole genome shotgun sequence DNA segment above includes these coding regions:
- the TMEM167A gene encoding protein kish-A isoform X2, with amino-acid sequence MSAIFNFQSLLTVILLLICTCAYIRSLAPSLLDKNKTGLLGIFWKCARIGERKSPYVAVCCVVMAFTILFVQ